The following coding sequences lie in one Apium graveolens cultivar Ventura chromosome 3, ASM990537v1, whole genome shotgun sequence genomic window:
- the LOC141711800 gene encoding uncharacterized protein LOC141711800, giving the protein MGVKQALRSLDAFPRAEDHLMQKTQTGAFVSVVGLVIMTTLFVHELRYYLTTYTVHQMSVDLKRGETLPIHINMTFPSLPCDVISVDAIDMSGKHEVDLDTNIWKLRLNRDGYILGTEYLSDLVEKGHTSHKHDGDKSHHEDLKLHFDGLDEGGEETVKDVKQALQNGEGCRVYGVLDVQRVAGNFHISVHGLNIFVAQMIFEGATHVNVSHIIHELSFGPKYPGIHNPLDGTSRNVHKGSGTFKYYIKVVPTEYNYLSKEILPTNQFSVTEYFSPMHEFDRTWPAVYFLYDLSPITVTIREERRSFLHFITRLCAVLGGTFAVTGMLDRWMYRLVEAVVKPNVKVGYR; this is encoded by the exons ATGGGGGTGAAACAAGCATTAAGAAGCCTGGATGCATTTCCACGTGCAGAAGATCACTTGATGCAGAAAACTCAAACAGGCGCTTTTG TATCTGTCGTTGGCCTGGTGATAATGACCACATTGTTCGTACATGAGCTAAGGTATTATCTGACAACATATACGGTTCATCAG ATGTCTGTGGACCTGAAACGTGGAGAAACTCTTCCCATCCATATTAATATGACATTCCCATCATTACCATGTGATG TTATAAGCGTGGATGCTATAGACATGTCAGGGAAACATGAAGTTGATCTTGACACAAACATATGGAAA CTTCGCTTGAACAGAGATGGCTATATTCTTGGTACTGAGTATTTGTCAGACCTTGTAGAAAAGGGACACACATCTCACAAGCACG ATGGTGACAAAAGTCATCACGAGGACCTTAAATTGCACtttgatggtttggatgaaggGGGTGAAGAGACAGTTAAGGATGTGAAGCAGGCATTACAAAATGGTGAAGGATGTCGT GTATACGGGGTTTTGGATGTCCAAAGGGTTGCTGGAAACTTTCATATTTCAGTTCATGGATTAAATATCTTCGTTGCTCAAATG ATCTTCGAAGGAGCTACACATGTGAACGTAAGTCACATAATCCATGAGTTATCCTTTGGGCCAAAATATCCAGGAATTCATAATCCTCTTGATGGGACATCAAGAAATGTTCACAAAGGAAGTGGAACTTTCAAATACTACATAAAG GTTGTTCCAACTGAATATAATTATTTATCAAAAGAAATTCTACCTACAAATCAGTTTTCTGTTACTGAATATTTTTCCCCCATGCACGAGTTTGACAGGACATGGCCAG CTGTCTACTTTTTGTATGATTTATCACCAATTACTGTGACCATCAGAGAGGAAAGACGCAGTTTTCTACACTTCATAACTCGTCTATGTGCAGTACTAGGGGGTACATTTGCTGTAACAG